The sequence below is a genomic window from Eleginops maclovinus isolate JMC-PN-2008 ecotype Puerto Natales chromosome 20, JC_Emac_rtc_rv5, whole genome shotgun sequence.
CCACAGTTTTTGAAATATAACTATTTTATTAGCTGTTTTATATTGTCGTTATCTGACTTCCCACTACTTTAAACCAGCCGGTAGGGGCCGCAGAGCGATCATCAAACTGCTTCAGTagcaaaaagcatttttctGCTAGGGGCTAAGCTAAAAACAAACCCAACCTCGTCTTTTGCGGGACGCACTTTGGCCTTGTCATGGCTCAAAATCTGACATCCATACAAAAGTTTGGTCTCATTTTGAACCGAAGCATATGCACATTAATTTATTTCCCAGTATGTTATGATCAACTAAAGTTAGCCAGGATATGGGATGAATAAATCCCTTTTTTGGTAATCTTGGTTGACATCTTGACTGCAAGGGAGCTGGGAGGGACAATTGAGTGAGATTCATTTGGGAGGAGTGAGGAAGACGTATCTAAGATCTGCACTCTCCTGTACAGCATAAGATTACCCAGCATCAGATACAAATCTATCTGGCTCTACTCAGATTGCAAGCAGAGTTTAGTTACTTACTAATGTGGGTAAAGCATGCACTACTCATGTTATGTTTCTTCCCCCCTCCTTTTTACAGGGAAAAATTATATAACTAATTGAATTAAATAGATCCAACAATAGTCAATACACCGTTTGCACAACTTCACAATCAGTCTCAGAGATTCAAATTCTGTGGTTTAGAAAAAGATCTTGAGTGAAGTCacttgtataaataaataaaagcagtgttTAAACACAGCTGGCTGAAACCAACCCATCTCCAAGCAttgtttcaaatgaatgtgCAAACTGTTTGCACATAGGGCCATTTTTCTCTGATCCCAGATTGTTGAGATAAATGATTATACTCATCATTTAATATAACTCTCTTCCTGATTCACTGGGACACTCATGTCTGGCCCCCGCTGAGTTTGGATTACTTTACTGATGAATAATTTCTCATGCAAGAGGTTCGGAGATGTCTGCCCAAAGGGAAAGAGATTTGAACAATATGTAAAACATGTggttgtcttttcttttgtatataCTTTGTGTTGGCAGAATAGCGTTTAATGGTTCTTTACAACTGTTTTAAATCATGCTAATGTGAATTCAGGGAAACAATtgtctgtttctgcagaaacaatgccttctccctttttttattccctttgACTCAACATCTGATTTTTAGTATACCCAATAATGGCTGGCATATCTGTCTTGCTATGGGCAGACTTAACCAAGCTAGTTTTGACATAAAAGTAATACTTCCCAAATGAATCATCACAAAAGTGCgctctttaaaatgtgtcactgctttcaggtctgtgtgtgtctgtaacaTCTGTTTAATATGTAGTCAAACACCATAACCTGTGAAATACCATATATGCATTGAATTGTCGTTTAGTATAATGGGCATTGTAATCAGATGATAGATgctatactttttttttagtaTAAGAATTTCACGGAAATGCTAGTGCATATGATTTGCTGTTTACCTCTTTTTGGAGGAAATCTGCAATACTAAATCCTCTAATGAAGAACAGCTTTGTGACATTTTACAGTTGGATTTATCTGTGCTTATTAAATAATTTGACAGGCTTAACATGATGTACCTTTAATAAGAAAGAgataaaatatttaatcttTTAATTTAATGGAAAAGATCACAGAGCTCTCCCTCTAAGCCAATAAAAAGTTATTACAGCGCATCAGATGTTGTATCAAAGCCGGAAATTGTCTTCAGAGATTCTATCGCAGTTGTAGGCTTTCTAATGTATTGATGACTTCTTCCCCAGGTGTGCTGAGGGGCTGAACAGAATTCTTCCTGTCAAACTGAGAGAAGAAGTGGTGCATAAAAATATGCCAGCTATGCCAAGCTGCACTGTGGAAAGAGAGAGGTGAGTTCAACACATGTCTGTGTTTTGCTACCAGCTGTTGTATAAAGACTTTATTTAACAACATCATTAGGACTCATTTTTTAGTTCAGTGATCAGCCACATCATAAAATATCCTTTATTGATGTATCATGTGCCTTCACTCAGTTACATGGCTGAGCTGCAGTGACCACATGCATGAGGTAAGCACTTCAACACTCCCACTCACAACAGCTCCTTTGTCCTCCAAATGTTCACAGACTCCAGGAAAAGAGGCAAAGTTTGATGGAAAAACTGCTCCCCAGATCTCCTCTCCTGGCTCCAAGAGATGTTGCACCACTGCTGGTTGgagggaaagggaaggaggaCAGTCGTACTAAAGCACAACTTCCAATTTCCAAATCAACCGTGACTGAAAACACAGTTAGTGAGACGCTAAATGACACTGCTAAAGAAAGGCCTTCGAATGAAACATTACAAAGCACAGCGGAGGAATACATGATGCCAGCGTCTGCCAGCTCTGTGATGGGTGTCCACTCTACAGGAGAGCGGTTGTTTGTGTTCAGGGACCCACCTGAATCATGTGGCAGCGTAGGGGCtcctaaaagaaaaaagaaaaggaactTTCTCAACCTGAAGAAGGGCTCAGTGGCCCCAACACACCTACCTTGAGTCTGACAAACATTGTCTTTCTCAagttttttactttaatgatgATGGCTCTATATCATAGTATATAAtactaaaatctaaaataaattaataGTTTTGCTGTTTAGCGAAACATATCCCGTCCTTTTTGAAATGGTAGTTACATGGTGGTTGCGGTTGAACAATTTATTATTACCTCAGCCAAAgaagttatgtttttttgtttttactggcAGCAGGATGATGAGAAATCTACTGCCCAAATGTTAACGAAACTTGACGACCGCTTGAAGCATGAGCTGAGTAAGAACCCATAATATTTTGAAGGGGATTTGCCAAGACAGATTTCTGCTTTGCCAAAGTACCATTCAGGATTTTACATGatgttgtaaaaatgtaaaaagatttAAAGTGTCTCTTGAATggacatctttttaaatggtcCACAAAGTTCAGATTCAGATTTACTGAAAAGGACTTTACAAATGTGTGTTCCTAGTATTAATGTGTACTGTATTCACATCCAAAACTGTTATTATTCATGTTCAAAACTCCAGATATCAGACAGGTTACACCGTTTTTCTGGTTTGAAGTGAGAATTATATGCCTTTGACTCAAGATGAACAGGTAGATTTAAATGTATCCACATTCCAAGTTCTTTCCTGTGCAACagcttaaatacattttttgttaaataaacatgtttatcttCCTCTTACTGAACTTTTTAACACAAATCAAGGCCTGAAATGCATCCTTTcttttgacatgttttcaaaGGGGTTGACCCCTAGTGATAATTGAAAGCTGTTATTGATATCCTGATTCTAGGGAATTTACATCGTGTGGGTGAACGTTGGAAATGTTTGGTTGTTTATCAGCAGGAGCGGCTCAATCATCCGTGGTATTTGGAGCGTGCATAAACACAGCAGACCCCCCCAACTGTTTTCCTCACTCTCGCTGCGCGTCATCGtccattgctttttttttttcctccaccaCTCCACCATTAAAACTGCTGCAAGACCTCCTCTTGACTATTTGAAACTCGGTTCACTGTGACACagtttacagcagcagcagcagcagtgttatTATCCGACATGAGGCTCGGACTCGCCTACCTCGTGTGTTTCTTCAGCTTCGTGTGGCTGTCGGAGTGCGCGCCTCCGACCTGCTACTCCCGAGCGCTCGGCCTCAGCAAAGAAGTCATGACTCTGCTGGATAAGATCCACACGTACCATCGCACGGTAGGAGATTTGTCATATTCTGAAACCGAGGCTGTGCAGACTGGTAGGACTCCGTGTTATGTACGTTAACGGTCATCTTCGTTGGTTTGCAGAAAACGTGTGCTGAGATTCTTCCCACGATCTTCATTGATGTGCACGTAAGTTTAAAACTATAGCCTATGGTGTTGGGACCCATTGATGGTTAAATGGATTCCAAGGAAACTGAGCTGTTTGCTTGTCACTTGTTTTGTATCAACAAAAACCTTGCCCCAACTGTTAAGCAGAACTAAGAAAGCAAATGATAGCGATGACAAAATCCAGGTGAGGTAAGAGCTATAGCGTTGACTCGAATGCGCAAGGTGCTAATTAAATTCAAGGTAGATCTGCCATATTAGTCGACTTATATGTTAGTCAATGTAAAATACAACTAATTTTTCTGATAATCGATTAATCACTTAAGTAATTTTTTGGACAGTGgcccaaaacatgttttttttttaagcacttTAATATCGAGATAACATTTTCttctgtataaatatatatatcatgtaTAAAGTGAATATATGTGGGTACTGGACATGACGTTTAAATACATCACAGTAAACTTTTACTGGGACAATATTCactaatgttattttattattataataaaataatcgttagttgcagccctatgACAAAAGGCTATCTGATATGGATCAATGGACcttttgtatgtatgttttgaTCCAAAAAGGTTTAGGTACTGTTGTGCAAAACTACAATTTCTGATAATGGTAATGTAAAGGTAATTCTCCAGAAGATCTGTCTGTAGCTTAAAAGAGCACTGTTTGTTATCAAGCTGCTGTTTTATCTTTCTAGAACTCCTGCATCACAACCAAGCTTCGTGATTTCCTCTATGTAGTGCTGAACCATCCAAACCCCTTCTGCAGAGAGCGTCCCAGGATGGTTCTGCTGAAACGTAAAATCCAGAACTTGTACAACATCATCACCAGAATCTGTTATCGGGTGAGAGCATCGAGAAACGCCCTGCTGTGTTTTTTACCTTAACATTCTTGTTTTCAGGCTTGAGTCTCTACAcctcatgtttttgtttcgtTGGCAGGACTTGGTGTTCTTCACAGATGACTGTGAGGGTATTGACACTGGACACAGTCGTCCCTACTATGCAGAGGACCGGCTGCAGCTACTACAGGAGGAGAGATGAGCAGTATGTTACATTCCTAAAAACACCTCAGCAATATGTACAAtagtaacacaaacacaccacagcCTGCATCCATCATAAACAATACACTCAGTGCTGTTTCACATTGTACCTAGTTGGCTCGTAGCTGCAGACTCATGTTAGTGGACATGTGTGGCTAAATTCCAGCAAGGAGTGCAGGACTTTCCACAGGAAATTTGCTGAATGCCAACCATGCCGATGAAAACCTTGAAATAATAAACCAATAAGAGATGCTTTTGAGCCAGGACTTTACTGCTGCTTACTTACCTAGACTGATCAAAGGTTCATGTGTCATTAAGAGAAAAATGCTGTGTTGCCATAACCCTTGCTTTCACCAACCTGTTAAAGGAGCATTATACTgcattttgtaaacatttgCTGATTTAAACATTGTGGTTGAGAATGTGACATAGAAATAAATGTCATAGGCATTGCGTTCTCACACTTAGAAGCACATATAGACAcgttttaaaacttttttttttataccaaaGAAGTTACTACAGTGCTGCTGTTTGTGCTTAAACTGAAGACAATGTACTTGGATGTATGCAGAATGGGTAGAACATAAGAGCCCCCACTTTCATAGTCTTAGGAACATGTCTGTTATTATTTACACTAACTTAcaatatgtgtttttcattatgtaataaaaccTCTTTATCTAACAGCCTTTGCTTGTTATATTCTCTGAAgtaatttccaaaatgtttgcAAGTTGATTCTGGGAAAAGAATGTTGAGACAAAAATGGTCCGTGCGAAGTCTGTGAATCCACAGGAtacttaattttgttttttgactGTTCTGATTCTCACATGTGATATTAACTGACACAACTTAATTTTTCTTGTCACCACTGGACTAAAAGACAGTTGCATTTCCAGGAATCTTCGTTTGGgtcaaacacaaaaagaaaaagtaactgacttgtgttttctaaaatgtgatTGGTGAAGCTGTGTGGTTTTCACACAAACCACACTTCCCACTCCCACACATAACCAAGTAGTTGCCATTATTTTGACAGTAGTGTTATGACATACTGAGTTTGGGAATTTTAGTTTCTGATATATTGTATGGACTCTGCTGCCCTCTGAAGGTCAGACCGTATAAACCACATGCATTTAATCAGTTGCTCGATCTATTTAAGCTTTTTAGACATTATGTAACAAAAGTAGCTATTACTCATCACTATCTGAGACCTTTTACTAAATacttttatacatatatatatatatatatatatatatatatatatatatttatatttaattcatgttttcaaTACATGTGGTTACATGATGCGTTAAATGAAGGAGAGTTTTTGGGTTAGGTCTATAAATTTAAAGGTCcctaaacaaatgttttacaggACTTCTCCATAATCTGTCCTCCATGTAAACTGCTGGTTTTCATTCATGTCAGCGAGCGTTGGCTTTAAAATTGCACTTCTGATAACATAAATTGGTCcttgatatgatatgataaatTGGctacatataaaaataaacatatttgctGAGACATCTATCCTATTAGCAGCCAAATATTCTGTTGCTGATTTGCTGTTTGTTGCTTTGTTACCTTGttatttgctttgctttttgttgCTTTGCTGTTCTTTGTCTTGCTGTTCTTGGTTTGCTGCTCTTGGTTTGGCTATTGGTTGCTCGTTGAACCTGTTGCCCGACTATTTTTTGTTGACATATTCTGCATTTTTAGAAATACAGCAATATACTCTAAATTTGCACATTCCCCAATTGGCCCAGATAGCTGTTGTGCCATTTCTATTTCATGTGTTATGCCTGCAGCCTGCTACATATACAGGATGACATAGACTTAGTCGGGTTACCTTGGGGAGGATGCATGAGCGTTGAGAACCTGCTGGGCACACTAAATAATTTCAATCATATTAAGGGTTGTTGAGGTACCAGCAAATCTGGAGCTGCAGTGTTCCTAGGTCAGGCACATCAGGAATAAGAGGCAGGACAATCCATGCAACGGTCATCCATTTACTAATAGTTATTGAAGGTTTATCATCACATGGTGTATGACAGTGCCTTGATCTGTCACAAGGTGGTGCTGATTGTTTTAGTCTCATGTTGCCACATAAGACAAGAAGGGATTTCCACAATGTTTTGCTGCTGATAAATCACTACAATATACTGTCTATAAAGGTGCCCACGACAGACTTAAATCAAGAGGTTATTCTCTTTGTGTTTGACTCAGGAATTAGTATAAATTCAGAGATTTTTATTTCCAGATATAGGTGATGTGCAGCCAAAACatataaatcattcaaatgcaGTCATTATGTTGAAAAGGTCCATGTATTTCTTACTGTGATGAGAACTAATTAACAATATTTTCACTCTGAGAACTAAAATTAATATAAAACTTCTTTATCAAATAGACAAGGACATGAATAACAAATACTCTCAAAGTTGTAATAATGTTTCAGTATTTGAATCATCAAGACTAGATTTCTAAATGCACAATATTGTATTGTTCTGATATCACAGTAATGGCACAAAATTATATCAACACTGAAAACACTCTCATAGCTCCATCAGTCCTGTCCTGAAGATTATATAAATCTGACAACACATACTAACTATAGTTTATCATTTAACAGCTAGCAGTTTAATGTTAACCCATGTTGTAAGAAcatattctttttttgtgaaacaaaTCAAGGTCTTGCACTTATAAACCATCAGGTCTGAACCGCTCAATGTTAATGAACTAACCCTACAAAAACAAGAATGTTAGTGAGCTCAGCAGCATATGGCTTGTTAAGAAATCAGCCCACAGTGAGCTTATAAAGCTTAATTACAGTGCTTATTGATCATCATTAGAGGGCTGCAGAATCCACTTTATTTTCTATCATTAAGGCAAAATGagaacagaacatttaaacCACAGGCGGCCAGGTAATTTAACAAACTAATGTTCTGTGACACTGCACCAAAAATGCTAAATGCtccacaataaaaacaaaaacaacttagCCGAAGGGTGACAGCAATCATTCTCTGCTTTGTTGAAATAAATTACCTTGTAAAGGACAGATCAGAAACCCATTTACATTAAAGCATTGGTTGTGCAATTTAGTTTATGTGGTTTTCCAGGCAATTTTCCATCACATTTAGCACTTTTATTACATCTTAAAAGAAATGTTGCCTCATTAGTCcacataagaaaatgttt
It includes:
- the LOC134882357 gene encoding cytokine-like protein 1 yields the protein MRLGLAYLVCFFSFVWLSECAPPTCYSRALGLSKEVMTLLDKIHTYHRTKTCAEILPTIFIDVHNSCITTKLRDFLYVVLNHPNPFCRERPRMVLLKRKIQNLYNIITRICYRDLVFFTDDCEGIDTGHSRPYYAEDRLQLLQEER